The Halobacterium litoreum genome includes a region encoding these proteins:
- a CDS encoding argininosuccinate synthase gives MTGGTVALAFSGGLDTTVCVPLLKEEYGYDDVIGVTVDVGQPDSEFAEAHETADALGVEHYVVDAKAEFAEACFGAVKANATYQGYPLGTALARPVIAEAILGVAEEQGCTALAHGCTGKGNDQLRFEAVWRASDMDVCAPVRELGLTREWEIDYAAEKGLPVEAGNDGEWSIDTNLWSRSVEGGDLEDPGYVPPEDIYDWTDAPTGETETVDIEFEAGVPVAVDGNEMEPVHLIEYLNDLAGGYGVGRTDLMEDRMLGLKVRENYEHPAATTLLAAHEALEGLVLTKDERDFKQQVDQQWAQKAYEGLADHPLVSALDAFVDETQQQVTGTVTVKFEGGQARPVARESEHAVYSADAASFDTETVNGIEQEDATGVAKYHGFQSRLANASKPELTTDGGDTGSEE, from the coding sequence ATGACAGGAGGAACCGTCGCGCTCGCCTTCTCGGGCGGGCTCGACACGACAGTCTGCGTACCGCTGCTGAAAGAGGAGTACGGCTACGACGACGTCATCGGCGTCACCGTCGACGTCGGCCAGCCGGACTCGGAGTTCGCCGAGGCCCACGAGACGGCCGACGCGCTCGGCGTCGAACACTACGTGGTCGACGCGAAGGCCGAGTTCGCCGAAGCCTGCTTCGGCGCCGTGAAGGCCAACGCCACCTATCAGGGCTACCCGCTGGGCACCGCGCTCGCGCGCCCGGTCATCGCCGAGGCGATTCTCGGCGTGGCCGAGGAGCAGGGCTGTACGGCGCTCGCTCACGGCTGCACGGGGAAGGGCAACGACCAACTGCGCTTCGAGGCGGTGTGGCGCGCCAGCGACATGGACGTCTGCGCGCCCGTCCGCGAACTCGGCCTGACCCGCGAGTGGGAGATCGACTACGCCGCCGAGAAGGGCCTGCCAGTCGAGGCGGGCAACGACGGCGAGTGGAGCATCGACACGAACCTCTGGAGTCGCTCCGTCGAGGGCGGCGACCTCGAAGACCCGGGCTACGTGCCGCCGGAGGACATCTACGACTGGACCGACGCCCCGACCGGTGAGACCGAGACGGTCGACATCGAGTTCGAGGCGGGCGTCCCCGTCGCCGTCGACGGGAACGAGATGGAGCCGGTCCACTTAATCGAGTACCTGAACGACCTCGCCGGCGGCTACGGCGTGGGTCGCACCGACCTGATGGAAGACCGCATGCTCGGCCTGAAGGTGCGCGAGAACTACGAGCACCCGGCGGCCACCACGCTGCTCGCCGCCCACGAGGCCCTCGAAGGCCTCGTGCTGACCAAAGACGAGCGCGACTTCAAACAGCAGGTCGACCAGCAGTGGGCCCAGAAGGCCTACGAGGGGCTCGCCGACCACCCGCTCGTGAGCGCGCTCGACGCGTTCGTGGACGAGACCCAACAGCAGGTCACGGGCACCGTGACCGTGAAATTCGAGGGCGGGCAGGCGCGCCCGGTCGCTCGCGAGAGCGAGCACGCCGTCTACTCGGCTGACGCCGCCTCGTTCGACACGGAGACGGTCAACGGCATCGAGCAAGA
- a CDS encoding DUF7554 family protein, with amino-acid sequence MPTSRGDIDTDSLLKIILVLVVVWLALEVIGALIESLAAVLGLARPIVGLAVLALIVLWLLDEI; translated from the coding sequence ATGCCGACATCACGGGGCGACATCGACACGGACAGCCTGCTCAAGATAATCCTCGTACTCGTGGTCGTGTGGCTCGCGCTCGAAGTCATCGGCGCGCTCATCGAATCCCTGGCGGCCGTCCTCGGACTCGCCCGGCCAATCGTCGGGCTCGCGGTGCTCGCGCTCATCGTGCTCTGGCTGCTCGACGAAATCTAA
- a CDS encoding 2'-5' RNA ligase family protein, with translation MYSVNAPVPASVKDVAADLRPALTGFDRVRERHEQTLLVKRVPADDRKELRTAWQTAKDALAGAPAVEARVSEVDTFQNPPNGSSPVVYLAVESPGIHDLHARLCSVFDPVPVMEGGDDYDPHVTLARDADGFQGRRAVDNIDGRQVGPVTWTIDELHLYDATYGERVDSISLPA, from the coding sequence GTGTACAGCGTGAACGCGCCGGTGCCGGCGTCGGTCAAGGACGTCGCCGCCGACCTCCGGCCCGCGCTCACCGGCTTCGACCGCGTGCGCGAACGCCACGAGCAGACGCTCCTCGTCAAGCGCGTGCCCGCCGACGACCGGAAGGAACTCCGGACGGCGTGGCAGACCGCCAAGGACGCGCTCGCCGGCGCGCCCGCCGTCGAAGCCCGCGTCTCGGAGGTGGACACCTTCCAGAACCCCCCGAACGGCTCCAGCCCCGTCGTCTACCTCGCCGTCGAGAGCCCCGGCATCCACGACCTCCACGCGCGCCTCTGCTCGGTCTTCGACCCGGTGCCCGTGATGGAGGGCGGCGACGACTACGACCCCCACGTCACGCTCGCCCGCGACGCCGACGGCTTCCAGGGCCGGCGCGCCGTCGACAACATCGACGGCCGCCAAGTCGGCCCGGTCACGTGGACTATCGACGAACTCCACCTCTACGACGCCACCTACGGCGAACGCGTGGACTCTATCTCGTTGCCGGCGTGA
- a CDS encoding ATP-dependent DNA helicase, with amino-acid sequence MQFFPKPSPYDNQRAAMDEIRDALDTGRDVLFEGACGTGKTLAALAPALSHAREENKTVVITTNVHQQMRQFVREAREIHDAEPIRAVVFKGKGSMCHIDVNYEECQVLRDNTHELVDAERDKRQLEERQEALLDEAQDGDEAAAEARQSVMEELEAVEDDLEDLQEGNVCERYYENLVGDNDDFYQWLYDGVRTPEDIYEYAEQQGLCGYELLKDGIEGVDLAVCNYHHLLDPGIRAQFFRWLGRDPEDVVVVFDEAHNVEDAARDHAAEKLTENSLDSALAELDEVEDDRGEAAERVVSAFRDALVETYEDSFGPGGKGPSRAKSEVGENWEDVPVANDDRRDDLTLAFLQSYTGPGIKEDVTDALGLGEYLDEEYEEAYRNGETTTRRDCHVLRVAEFVEAYIERGNDLGQYPTAAVRRNEQTDEVYGRAELYTCIPREVTTDLFDAVHASVLMSATLRPFDVVSDVLGLDDPVTMAYGLQFPEDRRRTFAVDTEPLFSSNREDPSVQDEVAGALRDAVRFTPGNCLFFFPSYAEAERYHDLLADADTTRYLDQPGVAAEDLRQEFVADRNGALFTSLWGTLAEGVSFDGDDARTVAVVGVPYPHLDARAEAVQDAYTRTFDGRDDRHHEEDAGWRYAVEIPTVRKTRQAMGRVIRSPEDFGVRMLVDRRYTKESRTAMRKYSVNPTFPPEDRQELVDIDPEKLRFSMLNFYGDLDAYDGDPPSP; translated from the coding sequence CTGCAGTTCTTCCCGAAGCCCTCGCCGTACGACAACCAGCGGGCGGCGATGGACGAGATACGGGACGCCCTCGACACCGGCCGGGACGTGCTGTTCGAGGGCGCCTGCGGGACGGGGAAGACGCTCGCGGCGCTCGCGCCGGCGCTCTCGCACGCCCGCGAGGAGAACAAGACGGTCGTCATCACGACGAACGTCCACCAGCAGATGCGCCAGTTCGTCCGCGAGGCCCGTGAGATTCACGACGCCGAACCCATCCGCGCGGTCGTGTTCAAGGGGAAGGGGTCGATGTGTCACATCGACGTGAACTACGAGGAGTGCCAGGTGCTCCGGGACAACACCCACGAACTCGTGGACGCCGAGCGCGACAAGCGCCAACTGGAGGAGCGCCAGGAGGCCCTCTTAGACGAGGCCCAGGACGGCGACGAGGCGGCGGCGGAAGCCCGACAGTCCGTGATGGAGGAACTCGAAGCCGTCGAGGACGACCTCGAAGACCTCCAGGAGGGGAACGTCTGCGAGCGCTACTACGAGAACCTCGTCGGCGACAACGACGACTTCTACCAGTGGCTGTACGACGGCGTGCGCACCCCCGAGGACATCTACGAGTACGCCGAGCAGCAGGGCCTCTGCGGGTACGAACTCCTGAAGGACGGCATCGAGGGCGTCGACCTCGCGGTGTGTAACTACCACCACCTGCTCGACCCCGGCATCCGCGCGCAGTTCTTCCGCTGGCTGGGTCGGGACCCGGAGGACGTGGTGGTCGTCTTCGACGAGGCGCACAACGTCGAGGACGCGGCCCGCGACCACGCCGCGGAGAAACTGACGGAGAACAGCCTCGACAGCGCGCTCGCGGAACTCGACGAAGTCGAGGACGACCGGGGAGAGGCCGCCGAGCGCGTGGTGTCGGCGTTCCGGGACGCGCTCGTGGAGACCTACGAGGACTCCTTCGGCCCGGGCGGAAAGGGGCCGTCGCGCGCGAAGTCCGAGGTCGGCGAGAACTGGGAGGACGTGCCCGTCGCGAACGACGACCGGCGCGACGACCTGACGCTGGCCTTCCTCCAGTCGTACACCGGGCCCGGCATCAAGGAGGACGTGACCGACGCGCTCGGCCTCGGCGAGTACTTAGACGAGGAGTACGAGGAGGCCTACCGGAACGGGGAGACGACGACGCGCCGGGACTGCCACGTCCTCCGGGTCGCGGAGTTCGTGGAGGCGTACATCGAGCGCGGAAACGACCTCGGCCAGTACCCGACGGCGGCGGTCCGCCGGAACGAGCAGACCGACGAGGTGTACGGGCGCGCCGAACTCTACACCTGCATCCCCCGCGAGGTGACGACGGACCTCTTCGACGCCGTCCACGCCTCCGTCCTGATGTCGGCGACCCTCCGCCCGTTCGACGTGGTGAGCGACGTGCTCGGCCTCGACGACCCGGTGACGATGGCGTACGGCCTGCAGTTCCCCGAGGACCGCCGCCGGACGTTCGCGGTGGACACCGAACCCCTGTTCTCCTCGAACCGCGAGGACCCCTCGGTCCAAGACGAGGTCGCGGGCGCGCTCCGCGACGCGGTGCGGTTCACGCCCGGGAACTGCCTCTTCTTCTTCCCGAGTTACGCCGAGGCCGAGCGCTACCACGACCTCCTCGCGGACGCCGACACCACCCGCTACCTCGACCAGCCCGGCGTCGCCGCCGAGGACTTGCGACAGGAGTTCGTCGCCGACCGCAACGGCGCGCTGTTCACGTCGCTGTGGGGTACGCTCGCCGAGGGCGTGAGCTTCGACGGGGACGACGCCCGCACCGTCGCCGTCGTCGGCGTCCCCTACCCACACCTCGACGCGCGCGCCGAAGCCGTCCAGGACGCCTACACCCGCACGTTCGACGGCCGCGACGACAGACACCACGAGGAGGACGCCGGCTGGCGGTACGCCGTGGAGATTCCCACCGTCCGCAAGACCCGGCAGGCGATGGGGCGCGTGATTCGGTCGCCCGAGGACTTCGGCGTCCGGATGCTCGTCGACCGCCGGTACACGAAAGAGAGCCGGACGGCGATGCGCAAGTACAGCGTCAACCCCACGTTCCCCCCGGAAGACCGGCAGGAACTCGTGGACATCGACCCCGAGAAACTGCGGTTCTCGATGCTGAACTTCTACGGCGACCTGGACGCCTACGACGGCGACCCGCCTAGTCCCTGA
- a CDS encoding DUF7331 family protein, whose protein sequence is MALSQDDDGETVSAFRSSPDRTVFTEADNPDGWLSTDYTVDVER, encoded by the coding sequence ATGGCACTCTCGCAGGACGACGACGGCGAGACGGTCTCGGCGTTCCGCTCGTCGCCGGACCGCACCGTCTTCACCGAAGCCGACAACCCCGACGGCTGGCTCTCCACCGACTACACCGTCGACGTCGAACGATAG
- the dpsA gene encoding DNA starvation/stationary phase protection protein DpsA — protein MSTQKEVRAHAGDVEGSEALRMDAEKAEQVVDALNADLADTYVLYHQLKKHHWNVEGAEFRDLHLFLGDAAENAEAFADELAERVQALGGVPHASGATLEAESSLEPEDEDVYDIRTSLENDLAMYGDVIESLREHVDLASNLGDHATAEMLRENLVEVEDDAHHVEHYLEDDTLVVGE, from the coding sequence ATGAGCACCCAGAAAGAAGTACGCGCGCACGCCGGTGACGTCGAGGGCTCCGAAGCGCTCCGGATGGACGCGGAGAAGGCCGAGCAGGTCGTCGACGCGCTGAACGCCGACCTCGCGGACACGTACGTCCTCTACCACCAGTTGAAGAAACACCACTGGAACGTCGAGGGGGCGGAGTTCCGCGACCTCCACCTGTTCCTCGGCGACGCCGCCGAGAACGCCGAGGCGTTCGCGGACGAACTCGCGGAGCGCGTGCAGGCGCTGGGCGGCGTACCCCACGCGAGCGGCGCGACCCTCGAAGCCGAGTCCTCGCTGGAGCCCGAGGACGAGGACGTCTACGACATCCGGACGTCCCTGGAGAACGACCTCGCGATGTACGGGGACGTCATCGAGAGCCTGCGCGAGCACGTCGACCTCGCGTCGAACCTCGGCGACCACGCGACCGCCGAGATGCTGCGCGAGAACCTCGTCGAGGTCGAGGACGACGCCCACCACGTCGAGCACTACCTCGAGGACGACACGCTGGTCGTCGGCGAGTAG
- a CDS encoding cation diffusion facilitator family transporter, with the protein MAGSKTVVLAALFANGAIAVLKFLGFLVTGSPAMLSETYHSVSDTGNQVFLLVGLRYGERDPTRSHPFGYGKAQFFYSFLVSVMLFGIAGWESAKHGYSALTHHEAALSQQASLLGYQFPGVWVNYVVLVGAIGFESYAFAKAWKETKRQMERHGWESLREMFRRTSDTTTLTALTEDTVALLGLVTALTGILLTQLTHNPMYDAASALLIGVLLMGFAVALAWENKRLLLGESLPKVDEDELREVVRTFEGVESIADFRTVYFGPNEVVVTADVAFADRFDTDAMDDRITALEDALREANPAVSKVYVEPETEA; encoded by the coding sequence ATGGCTGGTAGCAAGACGGTCGTGCTCGCGGCCCTGTTCGCGAACGGGGCCATCGCGGTGCTGAAGTTCCTCGGCTTTCTCGTGACCGGGAGTCCGGCGATGCTCTCGGAGACGTACCACTCGGTCTCGGACACCGGGAACCAGGTGTTCCTGCTCGTCGGCCTGCGGTACGGCGAGCGCGACCCGACGCGCTCGCACCCGTTCGGGTACGGGAAGGCGCAGTTCTTCTACTCGTTTCTCGTGAGCGTAATGTTGTTCGGCATCGCGGGCTGGGAGTCCGCGAAACACGGGTACAGCGCGCTCACCCACCACGAGGCGGCGCTCTCTCAGCAGGCGTCCCTGCTGGGGTATCAGTTCCCGGGCGTGTGGGTGAACTACGTCGTGCTCGTGGGCGCCATCGGGTTCGAGAGTTACGCGTTCGCGAAGGCGTGGAAGGAGACGAAACGCCAGATGGAGCGCCACGGCTGGGAGTCGCTGCGGGAGATGTTCCGGCGGACGAGCGACACGACGACGCTCACCGCGCTCACGGAGGACACCGTCGCCCTGCTCGGGTTGGTGACGGCGCTGACCGGCATCCTGCTCACCCAACTCACCCACAATCCGATGTACGACGCGGCGTCGGCGCTGCTCATCGGGGTGTTGTTGATGGGCTTCGCGGTGGCGCTGGCGTGGGAGAACAAGCGGCTGTTGCTCGGCGAGAGCCTGCCGAAGGTCGACGAGGACGAACTCCGCGAGGTGGTGCGGACGTTCGAGGGCGTGGAGTCGATAGCGGACTTCCGGACCGTCTACTTCGGGCCGAACGAGGTGGTTGTGACGGCTGACGTGGCGTTCGCGGACCGGTTCGACACGGACGCGATGGACGACCGCATCACGGCACTGGAGGACGCGCTCCGCGAGGCGAACCCCGCCGTGTCGAAGGTGTACGTGGAACCCGAGACCGAGGCCTGA
- a CDS encoding metallophosphoesterase: MIAVLSDTHSDSGHELAGRARDAVESADLVVHAGDFTSETALDAFHDAADTLFAVHGNADSPAVCDRLPTARTFDVEGVTVALTHRQQGGEMGLSLFGRERDADLVVSGHTHAPTVAETADAVLLNPGSHADPRGNPVAHAELYPMDGGVRGEVRTRDGGVLREFRVEGR; this comes from the coding sequence ATGATTGCCGTCCTCTCGGACACCCACAGCGACTCGGGCCACGAACTCGCGGGACGCGCCCGCGACGCCGTCGAATCCGCCGACCTCGTCGTCCACGCCGGCGACTTCACCAGCGAGACCGCCCTCGACGCGTTCCACGACGCCGCCGACACCCTGTTCGCGGTCCACGGGAACGCCGACTCGCCCGCAGTCTGCGACCGCCTCCCGACGGCGCGCACGTTCGACGTCGAGGGCGTCACCGTCGCGCTCACGCACCGCCAGCAGGGCGGCGAAATGGGGCTGTCGCTGTTCGGGCGAGAACGAGACGCCGACCTCGTCGTCTCCGGACACACGCACGCGCCGACCGTCGCGGAGACGGCCGACGCGGTGCTGTTGAATCCGGGGAGTCACGCCGACCCGCGCGGCAACCCGGTGGCGCACGCCGAACTGTATCCCATGGACGGCGGCGTGCGCGGCGAGGTCAGAACCCGCGACGGGGGCGTACTGCGTGAGTTCCGTGTGGAGGGCCGATAG
- a CDS encoding ArsR/SmtB family transcription factor: protein MSGLLPSKSEPTASEGDPRVVGVDSDDADRLLSALSSGTARSLYAALHDRPATPSELADDVDTSLQNAQYHLDNLREAELIEECDTKYSAKGREMSVYAPCDAPVVLFAGSEEEGEDVQTALTSLLGGVGLLGLASLVVQRVVGSGLSAPGPSPGSATETSGEVSGLVAQSGDQAQTVADAGSSGAAALPVGATFFLGGLLVLSLVAAAWFVRG from the coding sequence ATGTCCGGCCTGCTGCCCTCCAAGTCGGAGCCGACCGCCAGCGAGGGAGACCCTCGCGTGGTGGGCGTCGACTCCGACGACGCGGACCGCCTGCTGTCGGCGCTGTCTTCGGGCACCGCCCGGAGTCTCTACGCCGCCCTCCACGACCGCCCCGCGACGCCGTCGGAACTCGCAGACGACGTGGACACGTCGCTCCAGAACGCCCAGTACCACCTCGACAACCTCCGAGAGGCCGAACTCATCGAGGAGTGTGACACGAAGTACTCCGCGAAGGGGCGCGAGATGAGCGTGTACGCGCCCTGTGACGCGCCCGTGGTGTTGTTCGCGGGCAGCGAGGAGGAGGGCGAGGACGTCCAGACGGCGCTCACGAGCCTGCTCGGCGGCGTCGGCTTGCTCGGTCTCGCGAGTCTGGTCGTCCAGCGCGTCGTCGGGAGCGGGCTGTCGGCGCCCGGCCCGAGTCCGGGGAGTGCGACCGAGACCAGCGGTGAGGTGTCCGGGCTGGTGGCACAGAGCGGCGACCAGGCCCAGACCGTCGCGGACGCCGGGAGTTCCGGCGCGGCCGCGCTCCCCGTGGGCGCGACGTTCTTCCTCGGAGGGCTGTTGGTGCTGTCGCTCGTCGCCGCCGCGTGGTTCGTGCGTGGCTAA
- a CDS encoding DUF7859 family protein — protein sequence MVEFGPTFYILAGAVLLFVFFMFLFIRRTLTGFREGMDEGKR from the coding sequence ATGGTGGAGTTCGGACCCACGTTCTACATCCTCGCAGGCGCAGTCCTCCTGTTCGTGTTCTTCATGTTCCTGTTCATCCGGCGCACGCTCACCGGGTTCCGGGAGGGCATGGACGAGGGGAAGCGCTAG
- a CDS encoding threonine aldolase family protein has protein sequence MIDLRSDTVTTPSDEMRAAAADADVGDDVYGEDPTVNDLEARAAEAVGMEAALYVPTGTMGNQIAARVHTERGQEALVERESHVYKWELGGFAQHAELQVRTFDGGENGCPTPEQVREGYVEEDLHRPGTGLLCLENTHNAKGGAAAPAGELAAAADAAHDLGLPVHVDGARVFNAATALGVDASDLLAPADSVMFCLSKGLGAPVGSMLAGSEEFVERATRVRKLLGGGMRQAGIIAAPGIVGLENRERLANDHENATRLASELDEIEGLSVPEPDSNIVLVDTTEAGVTAAEFLDDCEDEGVLGSEFGDYTVRFCTHLDVDAGDVNEAVAAVERVV, from the coding sequence GTGATAGACCTCCGGAGCGACACGGTCACGACACCGAGCGACGAGATGCGGGCGGCCGCGGCGGACGCCGACGTGGGCGACGACGTGTACGGCGAGGACCCGACAGTCAACGACCTCGAAGCGCGGGCGGCCGAAGCGGTCGGGATGGAGGCGGCGCTGTACGTCCCGACGGGGACGATGGGCAACCAAATCGCGGCGCGCGTCCACACCGAGCGCGGACAGGAGGCGCTCGTGGAGCGCGAGAGCCACGTCTACAAGTGGGAACTCGGCGGGTTCGCCCAGCACGCCGAACTACAGGTCCGCACGTTCGACGGCGGCGAGAACGGCTGTCCGACCCCCGAACAGGTGCGCGAGGGGTACGTCGAGGAGGACCTCCACCGGCCCGGCACCGGCTTGCTCTGCCTCGAGAACACGCACAACGCGAAGGGCGGAGCCGCCGCGCCGGCCGGCGAACTCGCGGCGGCCGCGGACGCCGCCCACGACCTCGGGCTACCCGTTCACGTCGACGGCGCGCGCGTGTTCAACGCCGCGACGGCGCTCGGCGTCGACGCCAGCGACCTGCTCGCGCCCGCGGACTCCGTGATGTTCTGCCTCTCGAAGGGGCTGGGCGCGCCCGTCGGGTCGATGCTGGCGGGGAGCGAGGAGTTCGTGGAGCGCGCGACCCGCGTCCGGAAACTGCTGGGCGGCGGAATGCGGCAGGCCGGGATAATCGCCGCGCCGGGCATCGTGGGCTTGGAGAACCGCGAGCGGCTCGCCAACGACCACGAGAACGCGACGCGACTCGCGAGCGAACTCGACGAAATCGAGGGGCTGTCCGTCCCGGAGCCGGACTCGAACATCGTGCTCGTGGACACGACCGAGGCTGGCGTGACGGCCGCCGAGTTCCTCGACGACTGCGAGGACGAGGGCGTCCTCGGCTCGGAGTTCGGCGACTACACGGTGCGGTTCTGCACGCACCTCGACGTGGACGCGGGCGACGTGAACGAGGCCGTCGCGGCGGTCGAGCGCGTCGTCTAG
- a CDS encoding aminopeptidase: MDSRIRRHAEIIVHQAIDLQPDDDVVVSMPPVAEDLAVALYEQIGEVGANPMMVARGDRGIGTDRATRAYLRAVDEDDLSEPEHALKLFEHADAAVVARPHENVTEQSDVSPEKGSAYDRAYRDVLNARLSTKWCLTQYPAPADAQLAGMSTEAYEDFVYDAVNKDWDAVREHQEQMVEIMDGADEVHIVSGDTTDVTMSVKDMVTLNDWGTNNLPAGEVFTAPVPDSVEGEVLFDKPVYHNAREVQGAWLKFEGGEVVDFSATQNEDVLEGILTTDEGSNRLGELGIGMNRDIDRFTYNMLFDEKMGDTVHMALGRAYPATVGEGVEQNDSAKHVDMIVDMSEDSYIEVDGEIVQRNGTFKFEDGFEG, from the coding sequence ATGGACTCCCGGATTCGGAGGCACGCCGAAATCATCGTCCACCAAGCCATCGACTTGCAGCCCGACGACGACGTCGTCGTGAGCATGCCGCCCGTCGCCGAAGACCTCGCCGTCGCCCTCTACGAGCAGATCGGCGAGGTCGGCGCGAACCCGATGATGGTCGCGCGCGGCGACCGCGGCATCGGCACGGACCGCGCGACCCGCGCGTACCTCCGCGCGGTCGACGAGGACGACCTCTCCGAACCGGAACACGCCCTAAAACTGTTCGAGCACGCCGACGCCGCGGTCGTCGCGCGCCCCCACGAGAACGTCACCGAGCAGAGTGACGTCAGCCCCGAGAAGGGGTCGGCGTACGACCGCGCGTACCGCGACGTGCTGAACGCCCGCCTCTCCACGAAGTGGTGTCTCACACAGTACCCCGCGCCCGCCGACGCCCAACTCGCCGGGATGTCCACGGAGGCCTACGAGGACTTCGTCTACGACGCCGTGAACAAGGACTGGGACGCCGTCCGCGAGCACCAAGAGCAGATGGTGGAAATCATGGACGGCGCCGACGAGGTTCACATCGTCTCCGGTGACACGACGGACGTGACGATGAGCGTGAAGGACATGGTGACGCTGAACGACTGGGGGACGAACAACCTCCCCGCGGGCGAGGTGTTCACCGCGCCCGTTCCGGACTCCGTGGAGGGCGAAGTGCTCTTCGACAAGCCAGTCTACCACAACGCCCGCGAGGTGCAGGGCGCGTGGCTGAAATTCGAGGGCGGCGAGGTCGTGGACTTCTCCGCCACCCAGAACGAGGACGTCCTCGAGGGCATCCTCACCACCGACGAGGGGTCGAACCGCCTCGGCGAACTCGGCATCGGGATGAACCGGGACATCGACCGGTTCACGTACAACATGCTGTTCGACGAGAAGATGGGCGACACCGTCCACATGGCGCTCGGCCGCGCGTACCCCGCGACGGTCGGCGAGGGCGTCGAACAGAACGACTCCGCGAAGCACGTCGACATGATCGTCGACATGAGCGAGGACTCCTACATCGAGGTCGACGGGGAAATCGTGCAGCGCAATGGGACGTTCAAATTCGAGGACGGATTCGAAGGGTAG
- a CDS encoding AAA family ATPase: MRVIGTVGMPGSGKSEAAVVAEGMGVPVLIMGDVIRQECRDRGLDPAQHHGRIAQALREENGPGAIAERSLPILEEYLEDSDVVLVDGIRSDVEVEQFREAFGEDFTLVHVFAPYDLREERIEGRGRPGDSDGESLAEREEREKGFGMEDAIAEADVRVENTGTLAEFHDKFEAILEGDDD; the protein is encoded by the coding sequence ATGAGAGTCATCGGTACCGTGGGGATGCCGGGCAGCGGCAAGAGCGAGGCTGCCGTCGTCGCCGAGGGGATGGGCGTGCCCGTGCTCATCATGGGCGACGTGATTCGACAGGAGTGCCGCGACCGGGGGCTGGACCCCGCACAGCACCACGGCCGCATCGCGCAAGCGCTCCGGGAGGAGAACGGCCCCGGCGCCATCGCCGAGCGCTCGCTCCCGATTCTGGAGGAGTACCTCGAAGACAGCGACGTGGTGCTCGTGGACGGCATCCGGTCGGACGTGGAAGTCGAGCAGTTCCGCGAGGCGTTCGGCGAGGACTTCACGCTCGTCCACGTGTTCGCGCCCTACGACCTGCGCGAGGAGCGCATCGAGGGCCGGGGGCGCCCCGGCGACAGCGACGGCGAGAGCCTCGCCGAGCGCGAGGAACGCGAGAAGGGCTTCGGGATGGAGGACGCCATCGCCGAGGCCGACGTGCGCGTCGAGAACACGGGCACGCTCGCGGAGTTCCACGACAAATTCGAGGCGATTCTGGAGGGCGACGATGACTGA
- a CDS encoding RNA-binding domain-containing protein: MTEVVYSVDVRVSAPIQPTEVTDRVVDAIHGLFPGADVATEGDRVVAEAHAVETFREQLFEQRILDTARKQFTENRDPDGFSFDLKKQAAFNGKVNFAVGDPDELGDIHVDVTVREPDVESFIAYLAPETEDGEPLDGA, translated from the coding sequence ATGACTGAGGTCGTCTACAGCGTGGACGTGCGCGTTTCCGCCCCGATTCAGCCGACCGAAGTCACCGACCGCGTCGTCGACGCCATCCACGGCCTGTTCCCCGGTGCGGACGTGGCGACCGAGGGCGACCGCGTCGTCGCGGAGGCCCACGCCGTCGAGACGTTCCGCGAGCAGTTGTTCGAGCAGCGCATCCTCGACACGGCGCGCAAGCAGTTCACGGAGAACCGCGACCCCGACGGCTTCAGTTTCGACCTGAAGAAGCAGGCGGCGTTCAACGGGAAGGTGAACTTCGCGGTGGGCGACCCGGACGAACTCGGCGACATCCACGTCGACGTGACCGTCCGCGAGCCCGACGTGGAGTCGTTCATCGCCTACCTCGCGCCCGAGACGGAGGACGGCGAACCCCTCGACGGCGCGTAG